The following DNA comes from Negativicutes bacterium.
AATCTCACGAGTGGGTCTTACGCTTGGATGAAACCACGGTTCGCATCGGTATTACCGATATGGCGCAGCAATTGCTTGGCGATTTGGTCTACATCAATCTGCCCGAAGTCGGTGATGCGGTCACGAGCGGTGAAACCTTCTCCGATGTGGAAAGCGTAAAAGCGGTTTCCGATATCTTTTCGCCTGTGACCGGTGAAATCTCAGCTGTCAACGAAGAATTGAGGGATCATCCTCAACTCATGAACAGC
Coding sequences within:
- the gcvH gene encoding glycine cleavage system protein GcvH gives rise to the protein MNIPQNLLYSKSHEWVLRLDETTVRIGITDMAQQLLGDLVYINLPEVGDAVTSGETFSDVESVKAVSDIFSPVTGEISAVNEELRDHPQLMNSAPYEAWIIEVKNVSDREELFAAEQYAKICAEEEGH